The Saccharopolyspora gloriosae genome window below encodes:
- a CDS encoding histidine kinase produces MSSPWFFGPPARRGLFAVEAVALVVACVADAVSMAWIDASISTTAALLIPPSGTIVALLAVLRRRFPAHVGVLAAAAIVLSLLSTVISEGLGYAGFATGQVPAGAEVVGLSLLVGACCRRLRPRPAVLVAVGSLIALVPASLLRYDGTALTLIAVAAALTWGIALSIGLVLRDADNRRRGELAEVRTGERLRLARELHDLVAFHVSGIVVRTNAARALASNPRVSPEDPVEVYTEIEQAGAEALAAMRRLVGMLRTDDDDSLPHGTGFGEAVRQAAGVHATVDVAADLDEVPVNPELATTAHRIVLEALTNARKHSPDAAEARVTGRREGADFVLVVENDNVPSVSPDRTGSGYGLVGMAERVQAVGGTVQAGPAPGRRWRVTARFPIAPPQDAGGNGQGGPR; encoded by the coding sequence ATGAGCAGTCCGTGGTTCTTCGGGCCGCCCGCCCGCCGCGGGTTGTTCGCCGTGGAGGCCGTCGCGCTGGTGGTGGCCTGCGTCGCGGACGCGGTGTCGATGGCGTGGATCGACGCGAGCATCTCAACGACCGCGGCACTGCTGATTCCGCCGAGCGGCACCATAGTCGCGTTGCTGGCCGTGCTGCGGCGGCGGTTTCCGGCCCACGTCGGCGTGCTCGCCGCCGCCGCCATCGTGCTGAGCCTGCTCAGCACGGTGATCAGCGAAGGGCTCGGCTACGCCGGGTTCGCCACGGGGCAGGTGCCGGCCGGCGCGGAGGTCGTGGGCTTGTCGTTGCTGGTCGGCGCGTGCTGCCGCCGGTTGCGTCCGCGGCCCGCGGTGCTGGTCGCGGTGGGCAGCTTGATCGCGCTGGTGCCCGCCTCGCTGCTGCGCTACGACGGCACCGCGCTCACGCTGATCGCCGTGGCGGCCGCGTTGACCTGGGGCATCGCGCTGTCGATCGGCTTGGTGCTGCGCGACGCCGACAACCGCAGGCGCGGTGAGCTCGCCGAGGTCCGCACCGGTGAGCGGCTGCGGCTGGCTAGGGAGCTGCACGACCTCGTGGCCTTCCACGTGAGCGGCATCGTGGTCCGCACGAACGCCGCCCGCGCCCTGGCGAGCAATCCGCGGGTCTCGCCGGAGGATCCCGTCGAGGTCTACACCGAGATCGAGCAGGCGGGGGCCGAAGCGCTGGCCGCGATGCGCAGGCTCGTCGGTATGCTCCGCACCGACGATGACGATTCCCTCCCGCACGGCACCGGTTTCGGCGAAGCGGTGCGGCAGGCCGCGGGCGTGCACGCCACCGTGGACGTCGCGGCCGACCTCGACGAGGTGCCGGTGAACCCGGAACTCGCGACCACGGCGCACCGGATCGTGCTGGAGGCGCTGACCAACGCGCGCAAGCACTCCCCGGACGCCGCTGAGGCCCGGGTAACCGGCCGCCGCGAAGGTGCGGATTTCGTGCTCGTCGTGGAAAACGACAACGTGCCGTCGGTATCGCCGGACCGCACGGGTTCCGGTTACGGGCTGGTCGGCATGGCCGAACGCGTGCAGGCCGTCGGCGGGACCGTGCAGGCCGGTCCCGCACCGGGGCGGAGGTGGCGGGTGACCGCGCGGTTCCCGATCGCACCTCCGCAGGACGCCGGCGGCAACGGCCAAGGAGGCCCCCGGTGA
- a CDS encoding response regulator, which produces MTIRVLIADDQTLVRTGFRLILSAEPELEVVGEAADGEAAVNLARELRPDVTLMDIQMPKVDGLQATRLLAGPDVPDPLRVVVVTTYDVDENVYAALLAGARGFLLKDAGATLLVNAVHAAADGESMISPSVTTRLLSHFTRPERRRMNRRDAPLSERELDTVLAVARGATNAEIAAELHVSLSTVKSHLASAQQKLSVRNRTEIAIWAWQQGLVS; this is translated from the coding sequence GTGACCATTCGCGTTCTCATCGCCGACGACCAGACCCTGGTGCGGACCGGGTTCCGGCTCATCCTCAGCGCCGAGCCGGAACTGGAGGTCGTCGGCGAGGCCGCGGACGGTGAGGCCGCCGTCAACTTGGCCCGGGAGCTGCGGCCTGACGTGACGCTGATGGACATCCAGATGCCGAAGGTCGACGGGCTGCAGGCGACGCGGCTGCTGGCCGGGCCGGACGTGCCGGATCCGCTGCGCGTCGTCGTGGTCACCACCTACGACGTGGACGAGAACGTCTACGCCGCGCTGCTGGCCGGGGCGCGCGGCTTCCTGCTCAAGGACGCGGGGGCGACGTTGCTGGTCAACGCCGTGCACGCGGCGGCCGACGGGGAGTCGATGATCTCGCCGTCGGTGACGACCCGGCTGCTGTCGCACTTCACCCGGCCCGAGCGCCGCCGCATGAACCGCCGGGACGCGCCGCTGAGCGAGCGGGAGCTGGACACGGTGCTGGCGGTGGCGCGCGGGGCGACGAACGCGGAGATCGCCGCCGAGCTCCACGTGTCGCTGTCCACCGTGAAGTCGCACTTGGCGAGCGCGCAGCAGAAGCTGTCGGTGCGCAACCGCACGGAGATCGCGATCTGGGCCTGGCAGCAGGGCCTCGTCAGCTGA
- a CDS encoding RDD family protein, which translates to MVPTGVEQGDQHSAADPVNTGPAFLRRRFGQIVLDSLLRTTISIVLVPLVLPFAWLVRQFGASATTSLVGGFSVYFVLMVALAWWWHVWFPHRHGDQTPAMRWLKLRLIDLGGDEPGLGQYNARWVLTAADSMFFGLVGIVLIIVTPQHQRAGDIVARTRVVRTDVS; encoded by the coding sequence ATGGTGCCGACCGGTGTGGAACAGGGCGACCAGCACTCCGCCGCGGACCCGGTGAACACCGGCCCCGCGTTCCTGCGCAGGCGCTTCGGCCAGATCGTGCTGGATTCGCTGCTGCGCACCACGATCTCGATCGTGCTCGTGCCGCTCGTGCTGCCGTTCGCGTGGCTGGTGCGGCAGTTCGGCGCCTCGGCCACCACCAGCCTGGTCGGCGGTTTCTCCGTCTACTTCGTGCTGATGGTGGCGCTCGCCTGGTGGTGGCACGTGTGGTTCCCGCACCGCCACGGCGACCAGACCCCCGCGATGCGCTGGCTGAAGCTGCGCCTGATCGACCTCGGCGGGGACGAGCCGGGCCTGGGGCAGTACAACGCGCGATGGGTGCTCACGGCCGCGGACTCGATGTTCTTCGGTCTCGTCGGCATCGTGCTGATCATCGTGACACCGCAGCACCAGCGGGCCGGCGACATCGTGGCCCGCACCCGCGTGGTGCGGACCGACGTCAGCTGA
- a CDS encoding WXG100 family type VII secretion target codes for MTQEEQSTAEPMRARSATLVAGSDLVLRDTQNWSSRSHRELYEAVHQGNEPGRVGELAQDWARMGAEIGESSERMAERLRGTEEGWQGEAAKSARGAIHELARWTSDAGQTAGDLGQRIGEQGRVMEDAKTNMPEPKDVEFRDEIVSLYGVLGGGSGKSVLAGLLAATEDMKEQAVKADSAHDEAVAVMERMEISSRVVDGSTPRFEPPPDPIRDEQKQGVKATLSQPREPLSANPQVTDSAGAPSPGEVPGAQQPGGPPPGGAEETKRMPVLNTPASNVPASNAPASAPHLESTPQLHGDKGGPQGGPGARVPSLDGFGGGDGKNQGRRPLDRKTGPDGTSPQGSRPSGTKPSNVDPPTIKHRPLPPLPGTDTGGGGPVAPGGRVPTGPGRPGGGNGPGPNGRSGWSGAIPPIPGTSGPGGAGGGLGAGGSGGSSGPGGSSGSGGSNVGAGGRSSVSMGPGGGPAGGPVGGGSASGSGSAGAGAGGMGAPGAAAGRGRGGEDEERRAKYVESTPIVEVPGADLPPPVIGGGKPKKKDS; via the coding sequence ATGACGCAGGAAGAGCAGTCCACCGCGGAGCCGATGCGGGCGAGGTCGGCCACGCTCGTCGCCGGCTCGGACTTGGTGCTGCGGGACACCCAGAACTGGAGTTCGCGCAGCCATCGCGAGCTCTACGAGGCGGTCCACCAGGGCAACGAACCCGGCCGCGTCGGTGAGCTCGCGCAGGACTGGGCGCGGATGGGCGCGGAGATCGGGGAGTCCTCCGAGCGCATGGCCGAGCGGCTGCGCGGCACCGAGGAGGGGTGGCAGGGCGAGGCGGCGAAGTCCGCTCGCGGCGCCATCCACGAGCTCGCCCGCTGGACGTCCGACGCGGGTCAGACCGCCGGTGACCTGGGCCAGCGGATCGGCGAGCAGGGCCGGGTCATGGAAGACGCCAAGACGAACATGCCGGAGCCGAAGGACGTCGAGTTCCGCGACGAGATCGTCTCCCTCTACGGCGTCCTGGGCGGTGGCAGCGGGAAGAGCGTGCTGGCGGGCCTGCTGGCCGCGACCGAGGACATGAAGGAGCAGGCGGTCAAGGCGGATTCCGCCCACGACGAGGCCGTCGCCGTCATGGAGCGGATGGAGATCTCGTCCCGCGTGGTGGACGGCAGCACCCCGCGCTTCGAGCCGCCGCCGGACCCGATCCGCGACGAGCAGAAGCAAGGCGTCAAGGCAACCCTGTCTCAGCCGCGGGAACCGCTCTCCGCGAACCCGCAGGTGACCGACTCCGCCGGGGCGCCGAGTCCGGGCGAGGTGCCCGGAGCTCAGCAGCCGGGTGGGCCGCCACCGGGTGGCGCGGAGGAGACGAAGCGGATGCCGGTGCTGAACACGCCCGCGTCGAACGTTCCGGCGTCGAACGCCCCGGCCAGTGCTCCGCACCTGGAGAGCACCCCGCAGCTGCACGGCGACAAGGGCGGCCCGCAGGGCGGCCCCGGCGCTCGCGTGCCGTCGCTGGACGGATTCGGCGGCGGTGACGGGAAGAACCAGGGCAGGCGTCCGCTGGACCGCAAGACCGGTCCGGACGGCACCAGCCCGCAGGGCAGCCGTCCCAGCGGAACCAAGCCGAGCAACGTGGACCCGCCCACCATCAAGCACCGCCCGCTGCCGCCGCTGCCCGGCACCGACACCGGCGGCGGTGGCCCGGTCGCGCCGGGCGGTCGCGTGCCGACCGGTCCGGGCAGGCCCGGTGGCGGCAACGGCCCGGGGCCGAACGGTCGTTCCGGGTGGAGCGGGGCGATCCCGCCGATCCCGGGCACGTCCGGTCCTGGTGGGGCGGGTGGCGGCCTGGGAGCCGGAGGCTCCGGCGGGTCGTCGGGACCTGGCGGGTCGTCGGGCTCGGGCGGTTCGAACGTGGGGGCCGGTGGCCGGTCCTCGGTGAGCATGGGGCCCGGTGGCGGTCCCGCGGGCGGCCCGGTCGGCGGTGGCTCGGCGAGCGGTTCCGGTTCGGCCGGTGCCGGTGCGGGCGGCATGGGCGCGCCGGGTGCCGCGGCCGGGCGCGGTCGTGGTGGCGAGGACGAGGAACGCCGGGCGAAGTACGTGGAGAGCACGCCGATCGTCGAGGTTCCTGGCGCGGACCTGCCGCCGCCGGTGATCGGTGGCGGCAAGCCGAAGAAGAAGGACTCCTGA
- a CDS encoding ESX secretion-associated protein EspG, producing the protein MSSEPDFALSAYEFDLVMGSLGLGRAPYPLRVPSIGATMEERAELAGEVLRKLAARDLASGDRLDAELEGLLRLLSDHEFSVDVVGAADGPVRALAAVNARGGVLAMLTDDQVWLWGFRPRALASVAVGVLAPADAGRGRGFTVRKETLAKVADSEDDFGDDPFGGDLDDRTALLRAGMPAEDVDALLELATNRRAGGQIGVSGGGRRAATLVTWFDTHQGRYLVVNEGEWLSIMPADHGRIEQRVADVMSTVDFEDLLDR; encoded by the coding sequence ATGAGCAGCGAACCGGATTTCGCGTTGTCCGCCTACGAATTCGACCTGGTCATGGGGTCGCTCGGGCTCGGCCGGGCGCCGTACCCGCTCCGGGTGCCGAGCATCGGGGCGACGATGGAGGAGCGCGCCGAGCTCGCCGGGGAGGTGCTGCGCAAGCTCGCCGCCCGCGATCTCGCTTCGGGCGATCGGCTCGACGCCGAGCTGGAGGGATTGCTGCGGCTGCTGTCCGACCACGAGTTCTCGGTGGACGTCGTCGGTGCGGCGGACGGGCCGGTGCGAGCGCTGGCCGCGGTGAACGCTCGTGGTGGCGTGCTCGCGATGCTCACCGACGATCAGGTCTGGTTGTGGGGGTTCCGGCCGCGGGCGCTGGCGAGCGTCGCGGTGGGCGTGCTCGCTCCGGCGGATGCGGGGCGGGGCCGCGGGTTCACGGTGCGCAAGGAGACGTTGGCCAAGGTCGCCGACAGCGAGGACGACTTCGGCGACGATCCGTTCGGCGGAGATCTCGACGACCGCACGGCGCTGCTGCGCGCCGGGATGCCCGCGGAGGACGTCGACGCGCTGCTGGAGCTGGCGACCAACCGCCGGGCGGGCGGGCAGATCGGTGTCTCCGGCGGCGGACGGCGGGCGGCGACGCTGGTGACCTGGTTCGACACCCACCAGGGTCGGTACCTGGTGGTCAACGAGGGCGAGTGGCTCAGCATCATGCCCGCCGACCACGGTCGCATCGAACAACGCGTCGCCGACGTGATGTCCACAGTGGACTTCGAGGACCTGCTGGACCGCTGA
- a CDS encoding type VII secretion target has product MAYEVVSEDLRAHASHLDALTDRLGTALSAAQEVSMSDEAYGLLCSFLPPIVNPTEEEGVNALKAAREGVEVTAENIRTTAKEYDANDDDNAESFRKFENQHLPEGKSEQQFTRMNGANGGSAPQQFGSEQQFTPRNAPYGGVEPGQVSQQHEVLQSTDATYQQATPRNAPYGGAESGQVSQQHEVLQGVDATFQQATPTYQHATPQNAPHGRQAPDEA; this is encoded by the coding sequence ATGGCCTACGAAGTCGTCTCCGAGGACTTGAGGGCGCACGCGAGTCACTTGGACGCGCTGACCGACCGCTTGGGCACCGCGCTCTCGGCGGCGCAGGAGGTCAGCATGTCCGACGAGGCCTACGGGCTGCTGTGCTCGTTCCTGCCGCCGATCGTGAATCCGACGGAGGAGGAGGGCGTCAACGCGCTCAAGGCCGCGCGCGAGGGCGTCGAGGTGACGGCGGAGAACATCCGCACCACCGCGAAGGAGTACGACGCCAACGACGACGACAACGCCGAGTCCTTCCGGAAGTTCGAGAACCAGCACTTGCCCGAGGGCAAGTCGGAGCAGCAGTTCACGCGCATGAACGGGGCGAACGGCGGTTCGGCGCCGCAGCAGTTCGGGTCCGAGCAGCAGTTCACGCCGAGAAACGCGCCGTATGGCGGTGTGGAGCCGGGGCAGGTGTCGCAGCAGCACGAGGTGTTGCAGAGCACGGATGCGACTTATCAGCAGGCCACGCCCCGGAACGCGCCGTATGGCGGTGCGGAATCGGGGCAGGTGTCGCAGCAGCACGAGGTGTTGCAGGGCGTTGACGCGACTTTCCAGCAGGCCACGCCGACTTACCAGCACGCCACGCCCCAGAACGCGCCGCACGGTCGGCAAGCACCCGACGAAGCCTGA
- a CDS encoding YbaB/EbfC family nucleoid-associated protein gives MSGPGGFAALGSDPDEAERRIEQWAQGFAEKAQRYQAVREQTEQIRLTATGPDGRVKVTVRADGSVTDVQFTEKIRSMPLQELSAQIMDTMRKAQSDIAAKVGEVMTEQLGDEDQQTRSMMLDNLRERFPEEPDEPEPDQPDSGKWAPPEDDEQSKPPPAAPPAPPNATPPPASKKPPRRRPVDDDDGDFGPDFDPLRD, from the coding sequence ATGTCCGGACCCGGTGGATTCGCGGCGCTCGGCAGCGACCCGGACGAGGCGGAACGGCGCATCGAGCAGTGGGCGCAGGGCTTCGCGGAGAAGGCCCAGCGCTACCAGGCGGTGCGCGAGCAGACCGAGCAGATCCGGCTCACGGCCACCGGCCCGGACGGGCGGGTGAAGGTGACGGTGCGCGCCGACGGCAGCGTCACCGACGTGCAGTTCACCGAGAAGATCCGCTCGATGCCGCTGCAGGAGCTGTCCGCGCAGATCATGGACACCATGCGCAAGGCGCAGTCGGACATCGCGGCCAAAGTCGGCGAGGTGATGACCGAGCAGCTCGGTGACGAGGACCAGCAGACCCGGTCGATGATGCTGGACAACCTCCGGGAGCGGTTCCCCGAGGAACCGGACGAGCCCGAGCCCGACCAGCCCGATTCCGGGAAGTGGGCGCCGCCGGAGGACGACGAGCAGTCGAAGCCGCCGCCCGCGGCCCCGCCCGCACCGCCGAACGCGACTCCGCCCCCGGCTTCGAAGAAGCCGCCGCGGCGCAGGCCGGTCGATGACGACGACGGGGACTTCGGCCCCGACTTCGACCCGCTGCGGGACTGA
- a CDS encoding RHS repeat-associated core domain-containing protein: protein MANPLVAEREDSTKSFSGVPILESVDETKKAIEQGDWAAGVLGATGTALDALGMAMDPFGSILAAGVGWLMEHVGPVSDALDALTGDPDEIKAHSETWKNISGELAAISTDLTDMVKADTAGWTGQAGDAYRKRSEDTATLLEAAKSAADGASSGIGTAGEVVAAVRTLVRDIIAELVGHLVSWALQVIATLGIGLTWVVPQVIAEVAKVASKIADITMKLVKAMKALVPMLKKLGKGFGEASDALKKIKSDGSSGPPPKSPPPGGGSRGGPDGPASNNSANAEKTPDPTPPPNNDKGPDQTNSTGSDKSSDGGSPAGGNGNKDDKSPDGTNPAGSRNIRDNNRGADRERTPDKNKNTCGDPIDVASGDVVLPQVDVELAGVLPLVLRRVHLSSYRVGRFFGPNWASTVDQRLEVDEAGLSFAGDDGTLLFYPHPTPVSLPQAGARNPLALTDDGYTITVVEQDLTLHFGSGGSVLPLRAITDRNGHRIDFDRDEAGVPTEIRHSGGYRIRVESANGLITALHLCGADGGADLALVRYGYQHGLLSEVINGSGKPLRFTYDHAGRITSWTDRNEAWYRYGYDHEGRVVRADGSGGFLSGTMSYEDGVTRWTNSLGHQTAYHLNERGQTVLEVDPLGNEVRSEWDEFDRLRKRTDPLGRSVRYDRDEWGNVLAITRPDGTQLRCDYDESGLPVTFVEADGATTRHTYDESGNLRSTTDACGATTHYSYDEHGNLTAITDALGNTSTVEVDASGLPTAFVDALGAATRYERDRFGRVTAITDPVGGVQRFGWTVGGELAWHERADGTVERRVYDGEGNQREHRDEFAEVSTTEITHFDLVAAETRPDGTRMEFGYDTEMRLVSVTNPQRLVWRYEYDAAGRLVREVDFNGRTLQYAYDAAGQLVERTNGAGEVTRFSLDLLGNVVERRTGFDVARFTLSETGEVLEAVNGASRVVFQRDPVGRVLAETINGRTVTSEYDPLGRRVRRRTPSGAESTWEYDANDQPIALHSAGRTLRFEYDQAGREVRRSVGACLVLGQSWTAAHLLQAQTITGAGGGSAQQRTYAYRADGALTGVQDQLTGPRTFTLDHAGQVLAVQGSGWSERYAYDAAGNITHGSWPSSGNEDEFGERVHGGTLVRAAGGVRYEHDAQGRLVLRQRKHLSHRPETWRYSWDADDRLVGVLTPDGTRWAYRYDAIGRRIAKQRLGTDGTTVLEGVDFTWDGHVLAEQAGYRQGQPGPHVLVWDHEPGSFRPLTQAERVQRGPQDWVNSKFHAIVTDLVGTPTELLDDQGGVSWVHRTTLWGGSPHAESARAGTPLRFPGQYFDAETGMHYNFYRYYDPFLGRYASPDPLGLDGGPNQHAYVRNPHAWADPLGLVPCKTHPNADPPKTAIEKVAGKYGEQEHLNKHIFKGEKGTNGKPTGLHAYENSPGRGKFNADNVINNKTGKSPYLPNDITVLAHRGKFTQLHEIVYTKAGADGPKASTMFPANWSKQDVQAYLGNNNPSRENVLGKDYKDLYGNATKDDVNNRISSGQDIKLTSMGGKDGTVFPDKGGKFDSHPETVGKSWTTTDPGSGLSKKK from the coding sequence GTGGCGAATCCACTGGTGGCGGAGCGCGAGGATTCGACGAAGTCCTTCAGCGGCGTCCCGATCCTGGAATCGGTCGATGAGACGAAGAAGGCCATCGAGCAGGGGGACTGGGCCGCCGGTGTGCTCGGCGCGACCGGCACCGCGCTGGACGCGCTCGGCATGGCGATGGACCCGTTCGGTTCGATCCTCGCCGCCGGCGTGGGGTGGTTGATGGAGCACGTCGGCCCGGTCTCGGACGCGCTGGACGCGTTGACGGGCGATCCGGACGAGATCAAGGCGCATTCGGAGACGTGGAAGAACATCTCCGGTGAGCTGGCCGCGATCAGCACGGACCTGACCGACATGGTCAAGGCCGACACGGCGGGCTGGACGGGGCAGGCCGGGGACGCCTACCGCAAGCGCAGCGAGGACACCGCCACGCTGCTGGAGGCCGCGAAGAGCGCGGCCGACGGTGCTTCGAGCGGCATCGGTACCGCGGGTGAGGTCGTGGCGGCGGTCCGCACGCTGGTCCGCGACATCATCGCGGAGCTCGTCGGCCACCTGGTGAGCTGGGCGCTGCAGGTCATCGCGACGCTGGGCATCGGCCTGACCTGGGTGGTGCCGCAGGTGATCGCGGAGGTCGCCAAGGTCGCGTCGAAGATCGCCGACATCACCATGAAGCTGGTCAAGGCGATGAAGGCCCTCGTCCCGATGCTCAAGAAGCTCGGCAAGGGCTTCGGCGAGGCCTCCGACGCGCTGAAGAAGATCAAATCGGACGGTTCCTCCGGCCCGCCCCCGAAGTCCCCGCCGCCCGGCGGCGGCAGCCGCGGCGGCCCGGACGGCCCGGCCTCGAACAACTCCGCGAACGCGGAGAAGACCCCGGACCCCACGCCCCCGCCGAACAACGACAAGGGGCCGGACCAGACGAACTCGACGGGCTCGGACAAGTCGTCTGACGGCGGTTCCCCGGCAGGCGGTAACGGCAACAAGGACGACAAGTCTCCCGACGGGACCAATCCGGCGGGCAGCCGGAACATCCGGGACAACAACCGAGGCGCGGACCGGGAACGCACCCCGGACAAGAACAAGAACACCTGCGGCGACCCGATCGACGTGGCCAGCGGTGATGTGGTGCTCCCGCAGGTCGACGTGGAGCTGGCGGGTGTGCTGCCGCTGGTGCTGCGCCGGGTGCACCTGTCGTCGTACCGGGTGGGGCGGTTCTTCGGCCCGAACTGGGCATCCACCGTGGACCAGCGATTGGAGGTGGACGAGGCGGGTCTGTCGTTCGCGGGCGACGACGGCACGCTGTTGTTCTACCCGCACCCGACGCCGGTGTCCCTGCCGCAGGCCGGGGCGCGGAACCCGCTCGCGCTGACCGATGACGGCTACACGATCACCGTGGTGGAGCAAGACCTGACGCTGCACTTCGGCAGCGGTGGTTCGGTGCTGCCGCTGCGGGCGATCACCGACCGCAACGGGCACCGCATCGACTTCGACCGGGACGAAGCCGGAGTGCCGACCGAGATCCGGCACAGCGGCGGCTACCGCATCCGGGTCGAGTCCGCGAACGGGTTGATCACGGCCCTGCACCTGTGCGGCGCCGATGGCGGCGCCGACCTGGCTCTGGTCCGCTACGGCTACCAGCACGGCCTGCTGTCCGAGGTCATCAACGGCTCCGGGAAACCCCTGCGGTTCACCTATGACCACGCGGGCCGGATCACCAGCTGGACCGACCGGAACGAGGCTTGGTACCGCTACGGCTACGACCACGAGGGCCGGGTGGTGCGTGCGGACGGCTCCGGCGGATTCCTCAGCGGCACCATGTCCTACGAGGACGGGGTGACGCGGTGGACGAACTCGCTGGGACACCAGACCGCCTACCACCTCAACGAACGCGGCCAGACGGTGCTCGAAGTCGATCCGCTGGGCAACGAGGTCCGCTCGGAATGGGACGAGTTCGACCGGCTGCGCAAGCGCACCGATCCGCTCGGTCGCAGCGTTCGCTACGACCGGGACGAGTGGGGCAACGTCCTCGCGATCACGCGGCCGGACGGCACCCAGCTCAGGTGCGATTACGACGAGTCTGGCCTGCCGGTCACATTCGTCGAAGCGGACGGCGCGACGACCCGCCACACCTACGACGAGAGCGGAAATCTCCGCTCCACGACCGACGCCTGCGGAGCCACCACCCACTACAGCTACGACGAGCACGGCAACCTCACCGCGATCACCGACGCCTTGGGCAACACCAGCACCGTGGAAGTCGACGCGAGTGGGCTTCCCACGGCATTCGTGGACGCGCTCGGTGCGGCCACCCGGTACGAGCGCGATCGATTCGGGCGGGTCACCGCGATCACCGACCCGGTGGGCGGGGTGCAGCGGTTCGGCTGGACGGTCGGCGGTGAGCTCGCCTGGCACGAGCGAGCAGACGGCACGGTCGAGCGCCGCGTCTACGACGGTGAGGGAAACCAGCGCGAACACCGCGACGAGTTCGCCGAGGTTTCCACCACCGAAATCACCCACTTCGACCTCGTCGCCGCGGAAACCCGCCCGGACGGCACTCGGATGGAGTTCGGCTACGACACCGAGATGCGCCTGGTTTCCGTGACGAATCCGCAACGGCTGGTGTGGCGCTACGAGTACGACGCGGCCGGGCGCCTGGTGCGTGAAGTCGACTTCAACGGCCGCACCCTGCAGTACGCCTACGATGCGGCGGGCCAACTCGTCGAGCGCACCAACGGTGCTGGGGAGGTCACCCGGTTCAGCCTCGATCTGTTGGGCAACGTCGTCGAACGCCGCACCGGTTTCGACGTCGCGAGGTTCACCCTCAGCGAGACCGGGGAAGTGCTGGAAGCGGTCAACGGAGCGAGTCGAGTCGTCTTCCAGCGTGACCCGGTGGGGCGGGTGCTCGCCGAGACGATCAATGGACGCACCGTGACCTCCGAGTATGACCCGCTGGGGCGCCGGGTCCGGCGACGCACCCCGTCCGGCGCCGAGAGCACCTGGGAGTACGACGCCAACGATCAGCCGATCGCGCTGCACTCCGCGGGGAGGACGCTGCGCTTCGAGTACGACCAGGCGGGCCGGGAGGTGCGTCGCAGCGTCGGGGCGTGCCTGGTGCTCGGCCAGTCGTGGACGGCCGCCCACCTGCTTCAGGCCCAGACGATCACCGGAGCCGGCGGAGGTTCCGCGCAGCAGCGCACTTACGCCTACCGGGCGGACGGCGCGCTCACCGGAGTCCAGGACCAGCTCACGGGCCCACGCACCTTCACCCTCGACCACGCGGGCCAGGTGCTCGCGGTCCAGGGATCGGGTTGGTCGGAGCGCTACGCCTACGATGCCGCGGGCAACATCACGCACGGCAGCTGGCCGTCTTCAGGTAACGAGGACGAATTCGGTGAACGCGTCCACGGCGGAACCTTGGTTCGTGCCGCGGGCGGAGTCCGGTACGAGCACGACGCGCAGGGCAGGCTCGTCCTCCGTCAGCGAAAGCACCTCTCCCACCGGCCCGAGACCTGGCGGTATTCCTGGGACGCCGACGACCGTCTGGTCGGCGTGCTCACGCCGGACGGAACCCGTTGGGCATACCGCTACGACGCGATCGGACGCCGTATCGCAAAGCAGCGGCTCGGAACGGACGGCACGACCGTGCTCGAAGGGGTCGACTTCACTTGGGACGGTCACGTCCTGGCGGAGCAGGCCGGGTACCGGCAGGGTCAGCCCGGGCCGCACGTCCTCGTCTGGGACCACGAACCGGGGTCCTTCCGGCCGCTAACGCAGGCAGAACGGGTACAGCGCGGCCCGCAGGACTGGGTCAACTCCAAGTTCCACGCGATCGTGACGGACCTGGTCGGTACACCCACCGAACTCCTCGATGACCAGGGCGGCGTCTCCTGGGTGCATCGCACGACCCTGTGGGGTGGTTCTCCCCATGCCGAATCGGCGCGAGCGGGTACCCCGCTGCGTTTCCCCGGTCAGTACTTCGACGCCGAAACCGGCATGCACTACAACTTCTACCGCTACTACGACCCGTTCCTCGGGCGTTACGCCAGCCCCGACCCGCTGGGCCTGGACGGTGGCCCCAACCAGCACGCCTACGTGCGGAACCCGCACGCATGGGCGGACCCGCTGGGGCTCGTCCCGTGCAAAACCCACCCGAACGCCGACCCGCCGAAGACAGCGATCGAGAAGGTCGCCGGCAAGTACGGCGAGCAGGAGCACCTCAACAAGCACATCTTCAAGGGAGAAAAGGGAACCAACGGCAAGCCGACCGGCCTTCACGCCTACGAGAATTCGCCGGGACGGGGCAAGTTCAACGCCGACAATGTGATCAACAACAAGACCGGGAAGTCGCCGTACCTCCCTAATGACATCACTGTCCTGGCACATCGCGGGAAATTCACACAGCTGCACGAGATCGTCTATACGAAGGCCGGGGCGGACGGGCCCAAGGCGAGCACGATGTTCCCCGCGAACTGGAGCAAGCAGGACGTGCAGGCATATCTGGGGAACAACAACCCCAGCCGCGAAAATGTGCTCGGCAAGGATTACAAGGATCTTTACGGCAATGCCACCAAGGACGACGTCAACAACCGGATATCCAGCGGGCAGGACATCAAGCTCACTTCGATGGGCGGCAAGGACGGGACCGTCTTCCCGGACAAGGGCGGCAAATTTGATTCTCATCCCGAGACCGTTGGAAAGTCCTGGACTACGACCGATCCTGGTAGCGGTCTCAGCAAGAAGAAGTAG